The sequence TCAAAAACAAGTTCTTAGGAGGAGCCAGGAGACAAATCTTTATATCCATTGTGGCCAAAATGTGggcaaaataaaattaagaaacaaaaatgtataatatcAGCAGAGGAGAAGAAAGCTGTGTTGTGTGTATCTTCTGCTAACTTGTTCAGCTTCATGATCCTCGGATTCTTCAGAAGAAGGCAGGAATCAACGGAAGCAAAGCCATTTCTTCTGCTCAGAGAACATAAGATCAGGTTAGCAATCTGTGCTATTCAGGAACGAACGTACACTAAGAAGTTGAATGTGATGAGAAAGAAAAGTAAAACTACCTTAGGTTTTGAATTTTGAGAATCATGGTGGTTGTTTTGATCGGAGTTTTGATTTCTCTGACTATTAGGGACTGCACCAGATGCTTTCTTGGTCTTCTTCTCGTCGCTAGCTTTGCTGAAAATGACAGTGAATCCTTCTGCCGATGCAGGATTGTTCACGTCCCATTCACCAAACTTCGGCAATGGCCTTCCTTTGTTCTCCTGCACCAAATCAAACAGAgagagatgaagatgatgatgatgatcaaaagAGATGAGGTGTGTGTGTTTGTTCTTACCGTAGCCATTGTTTCTTTCAATATCAAGATGTAgagacagagaaagagagaggtgggaggagagagaagagaatGAAGTTGTAATAtaggcgagagagagagagagagagagagacgagaaaAACATTTAGAGGGAAACACGTCGTTGGTCGTTGACAACAGCTTTAACCAAATCAAACTCATTTCCCGCGTATTTCCCCCAACtgaaaagaaatttttttaaattttttttaaaaaagtacaAATTGATAAAATCATTAAAGAAAATTAACCATTCTAATTCTCCACTTTCAGATTTGATAAGAAAAAACTCtgattttaactattttagctctgttaatagataattatttaatttcgCTAATTATGTTTAATGGTTGATTTTTTACAGtattaaaattgatttttaaacACAAATAATGAATTTTTTGGTTCTAGTTTAAAGGTTAATAACTAAAatggtttattttaaaatgggTTGTAGCTTTTtcaactctattttttttacgGCAAAAGGCTATAACGAAACTAAATAGATTCCTGATCTAAGAGCCACTTTGGAAGAATCAaatcaacataaaccatagcagCAGGCTGATTTCTAGCACCCCGTACCAGCTTGTCCGCCATTGTATTTTGTGCTCTCGGAATATGCTGAATAGTGAAGGGATGAAAAAATTCCTTACCTCGTAGAAACTGTAGTGAACGTCGGCCATTCTGTTGGTGTATACACCATCTTCACTAGTTGAGAGCAGTCAGATGCAAACACCGCTTTTTCAACTCTATTAAAACGgtatatttatgattttaaataaaacttaagaatatttttttttttaatgaaccAAGTTATTTAAAAATGTAGAAAATTGAGAGagacaacaaaaaaacaaaaaacatgtaGAAAATTGAGagagacaacaacaaaaaaacagcCCAACATCGTTTGAATTAGTAAAAGCCCATTGGGCCTACAGAATTATATACCGAAACAACAAATAGCAATGAAGATCTCTCGTAAGGAAGCTTTCGTCGTCGTCGTCACTTGCGTCTCTTCTCTTCGATGGGAAGACTAAAGGAGTCAAGTCCCGTGAttcccctcctcctcctcttactctttcctcttcttcttctctctcaggTACTGTAACGAACGAAGCTCACGTGTTCCACCACCGTTCATCTGATTTTGCAATTTTCTGATCTATAATCCTGTGAATCTTCTCTCTGTAGGTGTTGGGAGAATCTGAATCTACCAGGTAAAGCTCCGGCAACTCCTTGTCTCTCTACAGACAAAACATAACTGGAACTTTTGATGTTGACTAGTTTTAGTGATAAGCCTTAAGCTTCTGTTTTGTATTGATTCTTCCTTGTCGTTGAACTTAGATTCTAACTCATTGTCTCTATacagacaaaaacaaaaacaaaacataaactgAAGATTCGTTGTTGACTAATTGTAGTGATAAGCCTTTGTTTAGATTAAACTTTAAGCTCTTAagcttctgttttgtttttgattctTTCTTGTCGTGGAACTAACTTAGATCTGGTAAGGAAGAAGGTAATGCTACAGAGATACATTGATTTTAACTCTTTGTCTCTATACAGACAAAAACATAAACTGAAGATTTGTTGTTTACTAGTTGTAGTGTGATAAGCCTTTGTGTAGATTAGTTCCAGTTTTAGATTTAGCTCTTAAGCTTCTGTTTTGTACTGATTCTCTCTTGTCGTGGAACTTAGAGAAGGTAATGCTCCAGAGATACACTGTTCCCGACATAGAAGTAGAGCAGCTTGGCAGATTATACAAGATGTAAGTTAGAGATTCTTCTCTTGTTACTATCTGATTTGACGCCGTTTGTGAAGATTTAGTGTTTCTTCTTTACAGTACTTGACGCCGTTTGTGGAACGGGAAAGATACCAGATCCCAAACAAGTGCAGGCTCCATCCCGACAACGATCTCTACAGAGACCAAGAACAGCACAAGGTCCACGTGGATGTATACGAGTGGAAGTGCGGTTACTGCAGGAAGAGTTTCAACGAGGAGAAGTTTCTTGACCAGCACTTCGCCACTAGACACTATAACCTTCTGAATACGGTATGCGGTGGTGGTCTATGCTCTCTGTTTTGAATGCTCTGAGCTGATTATAACTTAAATGATTGTTTTTCAGACTGGTACAAAGTGTTTGGCGGATCTGTGTGGTGC comes from Brassica rapa cultivar Chiifu-401-42 chromosome A02, CAAS_Brap_v3.01, whole genome shotgun sequence and encodes:
- the LOC103855035 gene encoding RPM1-interacting protein 4, producing MFFSSLSLSLSLAYITTSFSSLSSHLSLSLSLHLDIERNNGYGKNKHTHLISFDHHHHLHLSLFDLVQENKGRPLPKFGEWDVNNPASAEGFTVIFSKASDEKKTKKASGAVPNSQRNQNSDQNNHHDSQNSKPKKKWLCFR
- the LOC103855036 gene encoding uncharacterized protein LOC103855036; its protein translation is MGRLKESSPVIPLLLLLLFPLLLLSQVLGESESTREGNAPEIHCSRHRSRAAWQIIQDYLTPFVERERYQIPNKCRLHPDNDLYRDQEQHKVHVDVYEWKCGYCRKSFNEEKFLDQHFATRHYNLLNTTGTKCLADLCGALHCDFVLMSSKKGKSKCNPAAAAKNRHLCESLANTCFPVSQGPAASRLHEHFLRQFCDAHTCTGKTKPFPKGGKKKSGVFYLAVSILTLMLLPLFYLLVFLHQREKRTGTQVLRRIVKTGKKTKPS